GCGCGCGCGGTGGACCGGTCTTCGGTTACCTGAACGGGATCCACACAGCAGGGAATGGTCGCGACGAGCTGCTCACCGGCCGTTCTCGCCGACAGGCGTCCGGCAAGGCCGAGCTGGCCCGTCAGCGCGTGGGCCTGGGGAGCGCAGACTGCGGAGAAACGGTCGGCCCTCTCGAGGACCGCTTCGAACAGGGTCCAGAAATGCACGATGCTCCAGTCACTGCCGGCGCGCGCGGCCTTGGCCTGGGCCTCGGCCATGATGTCGCCGAACACGTCGGCCCAAAGCGGCGCGTCCAGGCGCAGGCGACACGCGAGCGCAGCCGCGTACACGGTGACACCGACGACGCCGTCGGGAGCGAACGCATCGATGCGACGACGCAGCGCAGCGTCGAGCAGCTCCTTCTCGTGCGTGAACTCGATCGTGAGGCCGGGGCGGTTGCCGCTGCATGGCGGCGGAGCCTGGTCCTCATCGAGCACGCAAACGAGCAGCACGTCGTGACCCGCGCCCGCAAGCGCCGACGCAAAATGTGCCGAGCGAAGGCCGGGTCCTGCATGGCGCCTGGACGCAACCACGGCCGGCACACCCATGCCGACGACGAGGATGCGGCTCACGACGCTACCCCGACCTCGGCGCGCCGCTCCGCGAGCAGCGACGGAAGTTGACGGTAGGCCGCCAGCGCCGGCCTCGCCTGCGCCCAGCTGCGCAGCGATCCGAGCCACGCGAGTTCGGCGCCGAGCCAGCGAAGTCCGAACAGGTGCCGTGCGACCAGCCGCATGCGACTGCGGTGGTACATGGCAAGATACGCCGCCGACCCGGCCCCCGCCACGGATGCTTCGGCGTGGCGCGCATTGCTCCCGGAAACGTAGACGCTGCGCAGGCCCCTGGCTGCTGCACGCAGGCACAGATCGACTTCCTCGTAGTACGCAGGGGCGAATCTCTCGTCGAAGCCGCCGAGAAGCCGCCACGTCCGGCTGCGCAGCGCCATCAGCGCGCCGCAGACGTAGTCGACATCGGCAGTTTGGCGGAATGCCGCGCCGTCGCGGCTGCCGCGGCCGATGTGGGAGGTCAGGCCGTTGGCCGCAATACGCGCGCCCGCGTGCTGCAGCGTGATCCCGTCCGCATCGAGAAGGCGGGCGCCGGCCACCGCAACCGAAGGATCCTCGAGCGCAGCGACCAGTGGCGCGAGCCATCCTTCGCCGACGACGCAGTCCTGGTTGACGAACACGAGCACCGACGGCGGATCGTCTTCGGCGAGAAGCAGGTCGACGCCGCAGCGGACTGCCCCCGCAAATCCACGATTCCGCGCGAGCGGC
The sequence above is drawn from the Candidatus Binatia bacterium genome and encodes:
- a CDS encoding glycosyltransferase family 2 protein; this encodes MDGRVRVRIRRRAAAYRGDSGAGDASRVTSAAATASSDASVLEPADATATAREADPAACYDFCSATKTVARSGSSGRVAAVVPVFRGAAFLDDCLDALLATAPGIDVLVVDDGSDDDSACIAARRARRSEGRVRILPLARNRGFAGAVRCGVDLLLAEDDPPSVLVFVNQDCVVGEGWLAPLVAALEDPSVAVAGARLLDADGITLQHAGARIAANGLTSHIGRGSRDGAAFRQTADVDYVCGALMALRSRTWRLLGGFDERFAPAYYEEVDLCLRAAARGLRSVYVSGSNARHAEASVAGAGSAAYLAMYHRSRMRLVARHLFGLRWLGAELAWLGSLRSWAQARPALAAYRQLPSLLAERRAEVGVAS